One window of Papaver somniferum cultivar HN1 chromosome 9, ASM357369v1, whole genome shotgun sequence genomic DNA carries:
- the LOC113308677 gene encoding uncharacterized protein LOC113308677 isoform X3, giving the protein MENLYSKLYDKYNKLKTRKDSDLDRYNHDQEVKFTDYMAAVEELVNCLRSENDRIVTKNQDLMNELASVRADRSDKEELCVQYKKLLTEETRKGKELSEEVEKLRNLQQEGLSCSARVRYNENGQMESPRGTYLESGQISSVSTRKRHSTDEDPNSRGKLPVVTGTEKDSHRGLRSDNDQSIQKESCCGKVISSGDSINANCVFHTLMEFLIGMKFEFVTKADGPCLSALHQSSVVSRK; this is encoded by the exons ATGGAGAATCTTTACTCCAAACTCTACGATAAATACAACAAACTAAAG aCAAGAAAGGATTCAGATCTCGATCGTTATAATCATGACCAAGAAGTGAAATTCACTGATTACATGGCTG CTGTTGAGGAGTTAGTAAATTGCCTGAGAAGTGAAAATGATAGGATTGTTACTAAGAATCAAGACTTAATGAATGAATTAGCATCAGTAAG AGCCGATAGATCTGACAAGGAAGAGTTATGCGTCCAGTACAAAAAGCTTTTAACTGAAGAAACCAGAAAGG GAAAAGAGCTTTCTGAAGAAGTAGAAAAGCTACGCAATCTGCAGCAAGAGGGGCTCTCCTGCAGTGCCAGGGTTCGGTACAATGAAAATGGGCAAATGGAATCCCCTAGAGGAACTTATCTTGAGTCAGGACAGATATCCAGCGTCAGCACCAGGAAAAGGCATTCAACCGATGAAGACCCAAACAGCAGAGGGAAGCTTCCTGTGGTAACAGGAACAGAAAAAGATTCACATAGGGGCTTACGTTCTGACAATGATCAAAGCATTCAAAAG GAAAGTTGCTGCGGGAAAGTCATCAGTTCAG GGGACTCAATCAATGCCAATTGCGTGTTTCACACCCTAATGGAATTTCTAATTGgcatgaaatttgaatttgttaCTAAAGCGGATGGGCCGTGTCTTTCTGCACTTCATCAATCAAGTG TTGTCTCAAGGAAATAA
- the LOC113308677 gene encoding uncharacterized protein LOC113308677 isoform X1: MENLYSKLYDKYNKLKTRKDSDLDRYNHDQEVKFTDYMAAVEELVNCLRSENDRIVTKNQDLMNELASVRADRSDKEELCVQYKKLLTEETRKGKELSEEVEKLRNLQQEGLSCSARVRYNENGQMESPRGTYLESGQISSVSTRKRHSTDEDPNSRGKLPVVTGTEKDSHRGLRSDNDQSIQKESCCGKVISSGDSINANCVFHTLMEFLIGMKFEFVTKADGPCLSALHQSSGYSFTLMWLTKASENEPLELLYHVLSLGTFERIAPEWMREDLSFSSSMCPVFFKRVSSVIGLHL; this comes from the exons ATGGAGAATCTTTACTCCAAACTCTACGATAAATACAACAAACTAAAG aCAAGAAAGGATTCAGATCTCGATCGTTATAATCATGACCAAGAAGTGAAATTCACTGATTACATGGCTG CTGTTGAGGAGTTAGTAAATTGCCTGAGAAGTGAAAATGATAGGATTGTTACTAAGAATCAAGACTTAATGAATGAATTAGCATCAGTAAG AGCCGATAGATCTGACAAGGAAGAGTTATGCGTCCAGTACAAAAAGCTTTTAACTGAAGAAACCAGAAAGG GAAAAGAGCTTTCTGAAGAAGTAGAAAAGCTACGCAATCTGCAGCAAGAGGGGCTCTCCTGCAGTGCCAGGGTTCGGTACAATGAAAATGGGCAAATGGAATCCCCTAGAGGAACTTATCTTGAGTCAGGACAGATATCCAGCGTCAGCACCAGGAAAAGGCATTCAACCGATGAAGACCCAAACAGCAGAGGGAAGCTTCCTGTGGTAACAGGAACAGAAAAAGATTCACATAGGGGCTTACGTTCTGACAATGATCAAAGCATTCAAAAG GAAAGTTGCTGCGGGAAAGTCATCAGTTCAG GGGACTCAATCAATGCCAATTGCGTGTTTCACACCCTAATGGAATTTCTAATTGgcatgaaatttgaatttgttaCTAAAGCGGATGGGCCGTGTCTTTCTGCACTTCATCAATCAAGTG GGTATTCATTCACCTTAATGTGGCTCACTAAAGCGTCTGAGAATGAACCTCTGGAGCTACTGTACCATGTCCTATCTTTAGGGACTTTTGAAAGGATTGCGCCAGAGTGGATGAGGGAGGACTTAAGTTTTAGCTCAAGTATGTGCCCTGTGTTCTTCAAGAGGGTATCCTCGGTTATTGGATTGCATTTGTAA
- the LOC113310657 gene encoding probable zinc metalloprotease EGY1, chloroplastic produces MGTLTSSAFTPLDFRFRLLSINGVFGERVSLLGPKNCRNVCYLYKERSNRDISRRRSRTDMWKCFSNSDNNEIDEDDNVLSKGSNLSTITETISEESEERNELKQEQTPPSISSRPPSITPVGPAYNNFQVDSFKLMELLGPEKVDPSDVNLIKKTLFGYSTFWVTKEEPFGDLGEGILFLGNLRGNREEVFAKLQHQLTEVTGDKYNLFMVEEPNAEDMDPRGGPRVSFGLLRKEVSEPGPTSLWQYVIAFLLFVLTSGSCLELGIASQINRLPPEIVKYFTDNAAEPPDMQLLVPFVDAALPVAYGVLGVQLFHELGHFLAALPKKVKLGIPFFVPNITLGSFGAITQFKSILPDRGTKVDVSVAGPFAGAALSASLFCLGLLLSTKPDAAGDLVQVPSMLFQGSLLLGLISRATLGYTSMHAATVSIHPLVIAGWCGLTTSALNMLPVGCLDGGRAIQGAFGKNALLGFGLTTYTLLGLGVLGGPLSLPWGLYVLICQRTPEKPCLNDVSEVGTWRRTALTVAVFLVILTLLPLWDELAEELGIGLVSTF; encoded by the exons ATGGGAACCCTTACAAGTTCTGCTTTCACTCCATTGGATTTCAGATTTCGTTTACTTTCTATAAATGGCGTTTTTGGAGAAAGAGTTTCATTATTGGGGCCGAAAAATTGTAGAAATGTATGTTATCTGTATAAAGAAAGGTCAAATAGGGATAtatcaagaagaagaagtagaactgATATGTGGAAATGTTTTAGTAATAGTGATAATaatgaaattgatgaagatgataatgttTTATCCAAAGGTTCAAATTTGTCTACGATTACAGAAACCATATCAGAAGAATCAGAAGAGAGAAATGAGCTCAAGCAAGAGCAGACTCCTCCATCAATTTCTTCAAGG CCTCCAAGCATTACACCAGTTGGGCCAGCGTACAACAATTTTCAAGTTGATTCTTTTAAACTGATGGAACTCCTTGGACCAGAGAAGGTTGACCCTTCTGATGTAAATTTAATTAAGAAGACGCTTTTTGGATACTCGACGTTTTGGGTAACGAAAGAAGAACCTTTTGGAGACCTAGGTGAGGGAATACTTTTCCTTGGAAATTTAAGGGGGAACAGGGAGGAGGTGTTTGCAAAACTCCAGCATCAGCTGACAGAAGTCACAGGTGACAAGTACAACCTGTTTATGGTGGAAGAACCCAATGCAGAGGATATGGATCCACGAGGTGGGCCTCGAGTGAGCTTTGGTTTGCTGCGGAAAGAAGTTTCAGAACCAGGTCCAACTTCACTTTGGCAgtatgtgattgcatttctactGTTTGTTCTTACCAGCGGTTCATGCCTTGAATTGGGTATTGCATCTCAG ATAAATAGGCTTCCTCCAGAAATAGTGAAATATTTCACGGACAATGCAGCTGAACCACCTGATATGCAGTTGTTAGTGCCGTTTGTGGATGCTGCTCTTCCAGTGGCGTATGGAGTCTTGGGGGTTCAACTATTTCAT GAGCTTGGCCATTTCTTGGCTGCTTTGCCTAAGAAAGTGAAACTTGGAATTCCTTTCTTCGTTCCTAATATTACTCTTGGTAGCTTTGGTGCAATCACCCAG TTCAAGTCTATTCTTCCTGATCGGGGAACAAAGGTTGATGTATCAGTCGCTGGACCATTTGCTGGTGCTGCACTTTCAGCTTCACTGTTCTGTTTAGGGTTGTTACTGTCAACCAAGCCAGATGCTGCTGGAGATTTGGTGCAGGTTCCTAGTATGCTGTTCCAAGGTTCTTTGCTTCTAGGGCTCATTAGTAGAGCTACTCTTGGTTATAC TTCCATGCATGCTGCTACTGTTTCGATCCATCCTCTTGTGATAGCAGGCTG GTGCGGCTTAACCACGTCAGCTCTGAATATGCTTCCTGTGGGTTGCCTGGACGGTGGAAGAGCTATACAG GGGGCTTTTGGAAAAAATGCTTTGCTTGGATTCGGTTTGACAACTTACACGTTACTCGGATTGGGAGTG CTCGGTGGACCTCTGTCACTTCCTTGGGGACTGTATGTGCTGATCTGTCAG CGGACACCGGAGAAACCATGTTTAAATGACGTGTCAGAGGTAGGAACATGGAGGAGAACGGCTCTAACAGTAGCAGTATTCCTAGTCATTCTGACTCTTCTTCCTTTATGGGATGAGCTTGCCGAGGAACTAGGCATTGGGCTTGTATCCACATTTTGA
- the LOC113307618 gene encoding coenzyme Q-binding protein COQ10 homolog, mitochondrial-like isoform X1 has protein sequence MMVPFTSASTAIARLLSRKNGVGMFVKSVKSSSTIGRYSQIRQLSSIAGIDVPCVSDLVHTDKDYKYSFRNMNYDFQKINHMQKRCFLGCGDGSHGNVLSKTHEERRVLGYSPEQLFAVVAAVDLYEDFVPWCQRSKIIRNNPDGSFDAELEIGFKFLIESYVSHVELVKPKSIKTTVSESNLFDHLINIWEFNPGPVPGTCDLHFLVDFKFQSPLYRQVATVFFTEVATRLVGSFVDRCRVIYGPGVEVLENSY, from the exons ATGATGGTACCTTTTACTTCGGCCTCTACGGCCATTGCAAGATTGTTATCTCGTAAAAACGGTGTTGGAATGTTTGTGAAATCTGTAAAAAGTAGTAGTACAATTGGGAGATATTCCCAGATTAGACAATTGAGTAGCATTGCGGGTATTGATGTTCCATGTGTTAGTGATTTGGTTCATACTGATAAAGATTATAAGTATTCATTTCGAAACATGAATTATGATTTTCAAAAGATTAATCATATGCAAAAGAGATGTTTTCTTGGTTGCGGAGATGGATCACATGGAAATGTCCTTTCTAAGACACATGAGGAAAGGCGCGTCCTTGG ATATTCCCCAGAGCAGTTATTTGCGGTTGTGGCAGCTGTTGACTTGTATGAAGATTTTGTTCCGTGGTGTCAGCGATCCAAGATTATTCGAAATAACCCCGACGGATCTTTTGATGCTGAATTGGAAATTGGTTTTAAATTCCTCATTGAGAGCTATGTCTCTCATGTTGAATTGGTTAAACCAAAGTCTATTAAg ACAACTGTGTCAGAGAGTAATCTTTTCGATCACttgataaatatttgggaattcAACCCGGGACCTGTTCCCGGAACTTGTGATCTTCATTTCCTGGTGGACTTCAAGTTCCAGTCACCACTTTACCGGCAG GTAGCAACGGTTTTTTTCACAGAGGTGGCAACTCGACTTGTGGGTTCTTTTGTTGACCGTTGCCGTGTGATATATGGACCAGGGGTGGAAGTCCTTGAAAATTCTTACTGA
- the LOC113308677 gene encoding uncharacterized protein LOC113308677 isoform X2 — MENLYSKLYDKYNKLKTRKDSDLDRYNHDQEVKFTDYMAAVEELVNCLRSENDRIVTKNQDLMNELASVRSDKEELCVQYKKLLTEETRKGKELSEEVEKLRNLQQEGLSCSARVRYNENGQMESPRGTYLESGQISSVSTRKRHSTDEDPNSRGKLPVVTGTEKDSHRGLRSDNDQSIQKESCCGKVISSGDSINANCVFHTLMEFLIGMKFEFVTKADGPCLSALHQSSGYSFTLMWLTKASENEPLELLYHVLSLGTFERIAPEWMREDLSFSSSMCPVFFKRVSSVIGLHL; from the exons ATGGAGAATCTTTACTCCAAACTCTACGATAAATACAACAAACTAAAG aCAAGAAAGGATTCAGATCTCGATCGTTATAATCATGACCAAGAAGTGAAATTCACTGATTACATGGCTG CTGTTGAGGAGTTAGTAAATTGCCTGAGAAGTGAAAATGATAGGATTGTTACTAAGAATCAAGACTTAATGAATGAATTAGCATCAGTAAG ATCTGACAAGGAAGAGTTATGCGTCCAGTACAAAAAGCTTTTAACTGAAGAAACCAGAAAGG GAAAAGAGCTTTCTGAAGAAGTAGAAAAGCTACGCAATCTGCAGCAAGAGGGGCTCTCCTGCAGTGCCAGGGTTCGGTACAATGAAAATGGGCAAATGGAATCCCCTAGAGGAACTTATCTTGAGTCAGGACAGATATCCAGCGTCAGCACCAGGAAAAGGCATTCAACCGATGAAGACCCAAACAGCAGAGGGAAGCTTCCTGTGGTAACAGGAACAGAAAAAGATTCACATAGGGGCTTACGTTCTGACAATGATCAAAGCATTCAAAAG GAAAGTTGCTGCGGGAAAGTCATCAGTTCAG GGGACTCAATCAATGCCAATTGCGTGTTTCACACCCTAATGGAATTTCTAATTGgcatgaaatttgaatttgttaCTAAAGCGGATGGGCCGTGTCTTTCTGCACTTCATCAATCAAGTG GGTATTCATTCACCTTAATGTGGCTCACTAAAGCGTCTGAGAATGAACCTCTGGAGCTACTGTACCATGTCCTATCTTTAGGGACTTTTGAAAGGATTGCGCCAGAGTGGATGAGGGAGGACTTAAGTTTTAGCTCAAGTATGTGCCCTGTGTTCTTCAAGAGGGTATCCTCGGTTATTGGATTGCATTTGTAA
- the LOC113307618 gene encoding uncharacterized protein LOC113307618 isoform X2 produces MMVPFTSASTAIARLLSRKNGVGMFVKSVKSSSTIGRYSQIRQLSSIAGIDVPCVSDLVHTDKDYKYSFRNMNYDFQKINHMQKRCFLGCGDGSHGNVLSKTHEERRVLGYSPEQLFAVVAAVDLYEDFVPWCQRSKIIRNNPDGSFDAELEIGFKFLIESYVSHVELVKPKSIKVATVFFTEVATRLVGSFVDRCRVIYGPGVEVLENSY; encoded by the exons ATGATGGTACCTTTTACTTCGGCCTCTACGGCCATTGCAAGATTGTTATCTCGTAAAAACGGTGTTGGAATGTTTGTGAAATCTGTAAAAAGTAGTAGTACAATTGGGAGATATTCCCAGATTAGACAATTGAGTAGCATTGCGGGTATTGATGTTCCATGTGTTAGTGATTTGGTTCATACTGATAAAGATTATAAGTATTCATTTCGAAACATGAATTATGATTTTCAAAAGATTAATCATATGCAAAAGAGATGTTTTCTTGGTTGCGGAGATGGATCACATGGAAATGTCCTTTCTAAGACACATGAGGAAAGGCGCGTCCTTGG ATATTCCCCAGAGCAGTTATTTGCGGTTGTGGCAGCTGTTGACTTGTATGAAGATTTTGTTCCGTGGTGTCAGCGATCCAAGATTATTCGAAATAACCCCGACGGATCTTTTGATGCTGAATTGGAAATTGGTTTTAAATTCCTCATTGAGAGCTATGTCTCTCATGTTGAATTGGTTAAACCAAAGTCTATTAAg GTAGCAACGGTTTTTTTCACAGAGGTGGCAACTCGACTTGTGGGTTCTTTTGTTGACCGTTGCCGTGTGATATATGGACCAGGGGTGGAAGTCCTTGAAAATTCTTACTGA